One Spinacia oleracea cultivar Varoflay chromosome 4, BTI_SOV_V1, whole genome shotgun sequence DNA segment encodes these proteins:
- the LOC110782569 gene encoding uncharacterized protein, with product MVACSRALHLLGEYEAAVEREEPTQANTEAATSSWQPPRRTQYKVNTDAAIKEDKISFGMVVRDVVGDVLMSAGTSRITSCTALQAEAEAMRFGLKYSYDTGFRSVEAESDCLHLVELLCSRKRERSYTQVIVDDILVMASNFAFCSFNFAKRSCNSVAHSIAKSSFSLTEEMVWMEDHPMDVLPLVIADKAFLYQ from the coding sequence ATGGTGGCTTGCAGTAGAGCTTTACACCTTCTAGGAGAGTACGAAGCAGCAGTAGAGAGAGAGGAGCCGACACAGGCCAACACGGAAGCTGCTACTAGCAGTTGGCAACCTCCAAGGAGAACCCAGTATAAGGTAAACACTGATGCGGCGATTAAAGAAGATAAGATCAGCTTTGGCATGGTGGTCAGAGATGTTGTTGGGGATGTTTTGATGTCTGCAGGTACGAGTCGTATAACCTCGTGCACGGCTCTCCAAGCTGAGGCAGAGGCTATGCGTTTTGGCCTTAAGTACTCCTATGATACTGGTTTTCGTAGTGTCGAAGCGGAATCTGACTGCCTTCATCTTGTGGAACTACTATGCTCGAGAAAACGGGAAAGATCCTACACACAAGTGATAGTAGATGACATTTTGGTTATGGCTAGTAACTTtgctttttgttcttttaattttGCTAAGAGATCTTGTAATTCGGTGGCCCATTCCATCGCCAAATCTTCCTTCTCTCTAACTGAAGAGATGGTGTGGATGGAAGATCACCCCATGGATGTTCTTCCCCTTGTCATAGCAGACAAGGCTTTCCTCTATCAATAA